The DNA segment AACCCTGTCCTGTTGCTTTGACGACGGCCTCTTTACATGTCCAGAGCTGGAAAAATGCATGTAATTGAGCGTGCTTGGGGAGCGCGCGGATATAGTTTTGTTCACCGGGATGGAAAAGGCGAAGGAGGCCGTCCAGTTCGTCGAGTTTTCGAATGCACTCAACGTCTACTCCTATTTCGAGAGAGCTGTGGCAGACTGCTATGCATATGTGCGTTCCAGAGTGGGAGAGATTGAAAGATATTGGGGAATCCGTGAGAAGAGAGGGTTTGCCTCGTCGTGAGAGTGCAAACCTGAGTGCCCTTGGATTTTCTGCACAGTAGCGGGCAAGCAGCTTTCGGAGAAAGCCATGCGCAAGACCATATGTCTTTGCGTTACTCTGCGAGAAAAAAGAGCAAAATTTGCGGGTTTCTTCATAGGACAGGAGTTCGAGGAGTGCGTTTTCGGTCGAGAGGCTGTCGCAGGGGACGAGGTGCCAAAAATGCACCTCGTCCTTGCGCGGCAGCTCGAGAGTTGAAGGCAGACCCCCTGTGCTCTCAAGGTGCTGAATGTTCAATTGATGCTCCGAACGGTTAGCGGCGACGGCGGGATCGAGTTTTTGCCCGGCGACGTGCTCCAACAGAGAGTCCAGAGTTCGGTACGTTATCCTGATTTTCTGCTGTCAGAGATTCTGCAAGGAGCTGTGCCGAGGGATACAGGAAGAAATCTGCAATAGGGATTTCTTTCCCAAGACTTTCCCGAAGCTGTGACTGGATCTGCACCAGATGGAAGGATGTCAGTCCCTGTTCGAAAAAGTTGGCGCCGGGGTCAACATGCTCCGCGTTGAGAGCGCCTTTCATGGCGTGCATGATTGCATTGAGCAGAGGCGATGACTCCGATGGAATCTGAGACGGTGTAGGTGTCTTTGCATGAATGGCTGGCTCTGGGAGCTGCTTTCGGTCAACTTTGCCATTGGCTGTTATGGGGAAGCTTTGAAGTTCCATGATGCTTGAAGGAATCATGTAGCTTGGAAGCCTGTCTGTAAGTTCTTCCCGCAGCTCGGTTTCATTGAGCTTTTCGGCATGAGTAGGCAGGACATACGCCGCAAGAGAGCTTTTTCCTTCTGAGTCTTTCCAAAGGATGACAAGAGCCTCTCTGACTGCAGAGGAACCCTCCAGTGCGGATTCAATTTCGCCAAGTTCGATTCTATGGCCTCGGATTTTGACCTGATGGTCTGTCCGTCCCATAAATTCAAGCTCACCTTCCGGGCGATATCGTGCGAGGTCTCCTGTACGGTACAGACGCTCACCAGTCTGAGGATGCTGAATAAAGCTCTCGGCTGTTTTTTGAGGGCTGTTCCAGTACCCAATGGCAAGGCCTTCTCCTGCTATGTACAAGTCTCCAGCTACCCATTCCGGGCAATGATCTCCGTGAGTATTGAGAACATACATCTGCTGGTTTCGCATGGGGCGTCCATATGGAATGCTCTTCCAGTTCTGATAATGCTCAGAAATGGGATGCAGCACAGACCAGATAGATGCTTCTGTGGCACCGCCAAGGCTGATGACCTGAACGTGTTCGGCATATTCTTTCATGTTGGCTGGAAGATCTTTTGGAATCCAGTCGCCACTGAGCAAAGCGAGGCGAAGGGAAGAGGGAAGACGCTTCGAGCTGCCATTCAGATACGTGATAATCATTTGCATGAGGGCCGGGGCACTATTCCAGATACTGACATGATGCTTATGCATTTCTTCAATCCACAGCGCAGGGTCATTGATGTCTGACTGCGGGATGACAATGGTTCCTCCGGCGAAGAGGGGACCAAAAATGTCGTAGACCGAAAGGTCAAAGCCCAGACTTGAGACGGCAAAAACTGCGTCCTCTGCTGTGACATTGAATCGGGAATTGATGTCCGTAATGGTGTTGACTGCGCCCCAGTGGCTGATAGCCACGCCCTTTGGCGTTCCTGTAGAGCCTGACGTGTAGATGATATACGCAAGGCTGTCTGGGGAGGCGTGCCTGATTTCTTGGAGCTTTTCTGTTTGAAGAGCGTCTTCGATGTGATGCACGCTGACAGTGTCGGGCCATGAGATGCCCTGCGAAACTGACGCACTCGTCAGAATATGTTGGACTCCAGAATCCTTGAGGATAGCCGCGAGCCTTTGAGCTGGAACAGGAGGGACGAGGGGAAGGTAGGCCGCACCTGCAAACAGGCATCCCAAAACAGCGAATATCTGTTCTGGGCCACGCTCCAAAAGAATCGCAATGGGCTTTTCTTTCTGAGCGCCAGCCTGCGTCAGGGAAGCTGCAACAGATTTTGCCCGATCCATGAGTTCTGCATAGGTGAACGCGTCGTTTCCGCACCGCACAGCGCATGCCTTGGGGCTTTTGCGAGCCGTTTCAGCGACATGCTCGGTTAAGCTCTTTTGGGGCTGCGCTTCGTGTGTTGCGTTAAGCTGCCGAAGACGTGTGAGCTGGCTTGGTGGAAGAGTCACAGTCGCGTTTTCAAGAGATGTCTCGTCGTCCGCAAGTGTTTGCAAAAGTCTTGTGTACGCCGAGAACATATCCTGAGGAACATTTTCGGGGAACAGAGGCTCAATGAAGTCCCAGTTCGAGACCAGTGCTCCATCAAGCTCATACACCTGATGGTCCAGCCAGACCTGTGGTGTCTGGAATATGCTGTAGGTCATTTCTCCAAACTTCGTCAGGACTGCGGCATCGTGACCGACACTGCCCATAAGCGCGCTTGTAAAGACAACTGGCATGAGGGCTTCTGTGCCTGTCCCGTTCTGGTGCGCAAGGTCTCGCATGACCTCAACCCCACCATACAGTTTATGATCGATGTCATCCCATAACTGGGACTGGTCTTTCTTTGCGTTTTCGAGGAAGGATTGTCCCCCTGATCTGTCTATTTCGAGCAAGTTGAGCGAGGTGAAGTCACCAACAACGGCATCGATTTCTGGATGAAGTGGAAGCCTGTTGAACAGGGTCACGTTAACCGTGAAGCGGGGAGCTGAACTCCAGCGGGCCAAGACTTCTGAATAGGCAGAAATCAGCAGGGATGACGGGGTGATTCCGGCCTGTGATGCTTTGTGCTTGAGCTTGCCCCATGTCTCGACATCAAGCGTGTTGCTGAGTCTCGAAAAGCGCGGCTTAGCGATTTGTGACGGGGCGCAGGCAAGGGGAAGTTCTGGCGCAGCAGGGAGGCTCGAAAGTCTCTTCTGCCAGTATGCTTTGTCCTCTTCATATGCCGGAGAGCTTTTCAGTTCCTGTTCGGCAAGGATGTAGTCCCTGAATGTGAGCGGAATAGGAGAAAGCGTGTGCTCTGGAGTGTGATAGAAGTCTGCCCATTCCTTGAGGAAGGTAAAGAGACTCCATGCGTCGGCAATGACATTGTCGATGTCGATGTGCACTCTGACTCGCTGCTCTGGGAGCAGGGAAACCCGAATGTCAAAGAGCGGCCAGAGCTCAGAAGAAAGGGTCTGGTGAGACATTTCTTCCCGCGTTTCAAGAAGGCATCGCGAGATGGTCTCCCGATTTTCATTTTGCAGGTCGTTTTTCACAAAGGAATATGAGGGGACGTGCTCAAGAATGCGCTGTGTCCCGTCCTTGTTTATAACAGCCCGCAACATGGGATGACGTTCGATGATTTTTTGCCATGCCGTCTCAAGCCGGGCGATGTCCAGTCCTGTGTTTTCAATTTCATAATAGAAATGAGCTGATACATTTCCAAGCTCAAACGCCGTGTTGCGCCCCAGCCAGTAGGCATGCTGGATATCTGTCAGCGGGAATGGTTCATGGGTGGCCGACGCATCAGGAATAAGCTGTGGGAAGTGCCCTGTGTTTGTCGATTGCACTGAGGCGTTTTTGAGGACGGCATGGAGTTCCCGAACACTCGGCGCTGTAAAGATAGCGTTAAGTGAAAGCTCAACTCGAAGCTCCTTGCGTACTGCTGCAACAAGGCGGGTCGCGAGCAGGGAGTCTCCTCCCGCTTCAAAAAAGTCGTCAGTTGGAAGTAGGTCCTTAATGCCAAGTACTCTGCGCCAGATTGTAAGAAGTTTGGCCTCTTCTGACGAGAGAGGTGCCGCGCTCGCGGATTTTGACGCGGTATGCACAGGCTTTGGGAGCGCTTTCCGGTTTACTTTTCCGCTGGGGGTCAACGGGAATTTATCCATAAAGATAAACTCAGAAGGGACCATGTACGCAGGGAGTTTTCCCCGCAGGTACTGTTCGATCTGAGGAATCTCTTTGAGCTGGCGAACGTATGCAACAAGGCGTCGGCTTTGGCCGGGTTCTCCTGTTGCCTGAACGACAGCATCAAGCACGTCAGGATGCTGTTTGAGGCTTTGCTCAATTTCTCCAGGTTCGATGCGATGTCCGCGGATTTTAAGCTGAAAGTCAGCTCGTCCTATGAACTCGATGTTTCCGTCAGGCAGGTAGCGGCCCAGATCACCCGTGTGATACAGGCGTTCCCCTGTGGTTGGGTTGGTGACAAAGCGCTCGGCAGTCCGTGCGGAGTCATTCCAGTAGCCCAAAGAAAGGCCTGCGCCCCCGATGTAGAGATGGCCTGTTTTCCACGGTGGGCACACACGGAACCGCTCATCCAAAACCATGAGCTTTTGGTTGGTGAGTGGGGCACCGTATGGGATTTTTATGGCATCAGCTGTGACGTTTTCTGTCGGGTAGCAGATAGACCATATTGCGGCTTCTGTTGCTCCACCAAGACTGGTGACATCGGTTTTTTTGAATTTTTCCCGAATGTGGACAGGCAGAGCAACCGGAATCCAGTCGCCACTGAGTAAGACGTGTCTCAGGCTCTCGGGCGGCAGGGTTTCGCTTCCATCAAGGTAGTCCACGAGCATTTGCATGAGCGCAGGAGCAGAGTTCCAGATAGAGACAGCATGCTGCCGCATGAGCTGGATCCAGTGGGCTGGCTCTCGCCGAAGTTCTGGCTCAGGAAGAACAAGCGTTGCCCCGGCAGCAAAGGCTCCAAAGATATCGTACACAGACAGGTCAAAGTTTAGATTGGAGACCCCAAGGATGACATCCTCTGCGGTGATTCCCATCCGGGTGTTTATGTCGAGTACGGTGTTAACGACACTTCGATGGTCCTGCATGACCCCTTTGGGCTTTCCAGTCGAACCGGACGTGAAAATGATGTACGCCAGATCACTTGGTGAGCTTTGAGAAACGCCTTTTGCCTCAGGATCTTGAGGCTCATTTGCATTCAGGGTCAGAGCTGTGACGCCCTGAGGCCAGCTCTGGGCTGCAAACTCTGCCTGCGTCAAAACCATTTCAACCTGTCCGTCTTCAAGAATTGTCAGGATACGGTCCTGTGGCTGATCGGCTTCTACTGGAAGATAGGCTGCGCCTGTTTTGAGGATCGCCAGTGCTGCGCATATCTGCTCCCAGCCTTTATGCATAAGGATGGCAACGCGCAGTCCTGATTTGATGCCGCTGCTGGTCAAGCTGTTTGCGACTCTGGAAACATGCTGGTCAAGCTCGTGATATGTGAATTGCCTCTGACCGCTTTTGAGAGCAATTTTGTTGGGGTGCTTGTGCACGGACTGCTCAAAGAGACCGTCAAGAGTCAGGGAAGGGATATCCTTTTCCTTTGAATTCAGTGCGTGAATAGTCTCAAGGTGCTGCTGTGGCGCAAGATTGCCGACAGGCTCTGCCCATGCGTCTTTGGAGTGGGCCAACATTTCAAGCAGGGAAACATAGGCGTCCCGCATTTCTTCCAGCATGCCAGCTGGGAAAAGTGATTCGACATAATCCCAGTTAAAGTGAAGCTCGCTGTTTTCTTCAAAGACTTGGTGATCGAGCCAGACCTGAGGCGTCTGGGAGATGCAATGTGCAACGTGGGCGTCAACTCTGGATGGCAGGAATGCGGAACCTTTGCGGACGTTGCTCAGTGGGAGCAGGCTGGTAAAGACAACTGGCATGGTCTTGGGGGCGTCTTCCGTGTGCCTTTTGCGCATTTCACGCAGAACAGTGACAGCTGAGACCTGGCGATGTTCCATGTCTTCCCAGAGTTGAGTCTGGAGTGTGCTTGCTCCTTCTGCAAAAGGTGTGGAGTCCATCTTGGCTTCAAGGAGTGACAGGGTCGTAAAGTCTCCAACGATGTGTTCAATTTTTTCATGGAGAGGGAGACGGTTGAACAGTGTCAGGTTGAGAGAGAAGTGGTTAGAAGAACTCCATGCCGCGAGGACTTCACTAAACGCTGCGAGAAGAGCCGCGGAAGGCGTCAGGCCATGTGCTGATGCCTGTTCCTGAAACGCTGCCCAGCTTTTTGAATCAAGTCCGCCTCGCAGGCGGGAGAATGAGGGGCAGGAAATTGAAGAAGGTGACTGCGCTAGCGGAAGATCTGGTGCCGGAGGCAGGCTCTCAAGTCGCTTGGTCCAGTAGTCGAGATCCGCGAGATAGCTGTCCTGTTTTTTGAGAGCACTTTCTGCAAGCACATAGTCGCGGAAATGAATGCCGACATCGTGAAGCGTAACCTGCGGGTCAAGATAGAGCGCTTCAAGTTCATCAACAAGAATCATGAAGCTCATCCCGTCACCAATCAGCATGTCGAACGTCAGGTGCACTCGGGTTTGATTCGCCGGGAGTACAGAGGCCTGAACGTCAAAGAGCGGCCAGATTTGAGGATCACTGACCTTGTGGGACAGCTTGTCACGAAGCGCAAGCAGCTGCTTTTCCCTCTCAGAGTCAGAAAGCTTCTGCATGTCTCGCATGTGTAGCGTGAACTTTCCGGGAGATTCCAAAACTCTTTGGGTTCCATCTTCGGCAAAAACAGCCCGAAGCATGTCATGCCGATCTACAAGCGCGTTAATTGCCTGTTCGAGCCGGGGAAGGTCGAGGTCGCAGACGTCAACTTCGGCGTAGACCTGACACGAAACACCGCCCAGCTCCATGTCTTTCTGGCGTCCTGCCCAGTACGCGTATTGGACATCTGTCAGAGGGAACGGATCAAACTGATGCTCTTCGTCAGGCGTAATTGCTGGGAAATGTGTTTCAGGAGCTGCGTCTTTGTTGCCCTCGAAGCTGTCCAGAAGGTATTCCGCCAATGCTGTGAGGCGTCGTTCAGCCAAAAAGGCCGTTAGGGGAACCGCGAGCTTGAGATCTGCATCAATTCTGGATTTCAGCTGAACTGCGGTGAGGGAATCAAGCCCCATTCGGATGAGCGGGCGCTCTGATTCTCTGATGTCCTCTGCTGGGATTAAAAGAATACGCGAGGCGATTTCCGCAATATGTGTGCTCAGAATAGTCATCTTTTCTTCTGTGCTGGGCGCCGTCGTGAGCTGCTCACCAAGAGAACGAGTTGCTGACGCAGTGAGAGAGGGAGACTGACTCGTTTCGGTGTTTGGCGTGATAATGCTGAATTCTGCGGACTGGTTTGGAGTGACGTTAAACCAGTACCGCTTTTTGTTGAAAGGATAGACCGGAAGAGGTTCTTCAAGGGTAGGGACATCGCTGTAGTATGTGTCCCATGCGATAGTGTGGCCTGCAAGATATGCGTAGCCAAGAGCCTGAGCTGTTGCGCCAAGCCCTTTTTCGTTGCGGCGCAAGGGGGCTATCCAGATGTGATTTTCTTGAGGCTCAATGCAGGTTCGGCCAAGCCCCGTGAGCACGGGATGAGGACCTACTTCGATGAAGGTCGTGATGCCCTTGCTCTGGAGGCGTTGCATTCCCTGCATGAACAGAACTTCACTCCTGATATGGTTTTTCCAGTATTCAGGAGACATGAGAGCCGAAGCAGAAGCGACATCGCCCGTAACATTGGAAATGATGGGGATTTGGGGCGCAGAGTATGAAACCATTGAGGCAATCGCTTCAAATTTGTCCAGAATAGGTTCCATAAGGGAGGAGTGGAACGCGTGAGAAACATGGAGCTTGACGCTGTTGATGTCTTTGGCGTTGAGCGTCTCCAAGACGCGAGACAGAGCGTTTTCCGGACCACTCAGGACGGTGTTGTGCGGACTGTTTTCGGTGGCAAATTCAACGGAATTTTCCGAAGCTAAAAATGGAAGAATGGTCTGGCGGTCTGCAAAGACAGCGGCCATTGCACCGCCTCTGGGAAGGGACTGAATAAGGCGGCCTCTGGCTGCGACAAGCCGAAGGGCATCTTCGAGGGTGAAGACCCCTGCAAAGCATGCTGCTGCATATTCACCGACACTGTGACCCATGAGGAGGTCTGGAACAATTCCCCATTCTTTGAGTTGAACAGCAAGTGCGTATTCCAGTGAAAAAAGTGCAGGCTGGGTTATTGCTGTTTCATTGAGCTGGTCGGCTTTTTCGGCGTCGTGGAAAAGAATGTCGAGCAGGGATGCATGGAGATACGGCTCAAGGATTTTGTCGCATTCCTGGAGTGTTGTGCGGTACGTGGGGAACGTGTTGTAAAGCTCGCGTCCCATACCAAAGTATTGGGCACCCTGTCCGGTAAACAGCAGTGCGGTTTTTGAATGGCTTTGAGTTTTGCTGACCGCGATAGCCGGGTGCGAGGTGCTGGACGCCAGCTCGCTCAGGTGGGCGCGCATTTCTGCTGTTGTTTGAGCTGTTATGCTGGCCCTGTGAGGGAAGTGTGCTCGCGAGCCGTTGGTCTCTTTGCAAATTTCGTCGAGAGGGTCAGTTCGTTTTGCAAGGGCATGTGCATAGCGATCAGCAAGCTTCCGGAGGTCTTCTTTCGTTCTGGCTGCAAGGCAGAGCACCGTGTCTTCTCGGCTGGAGCGAGGGACTGTTGCCTTTTCTGGGGCCTCAGAAAGAAGAATGTGGGCGTTTGTTCCTCCAAAGCTAAAACCACTGACACCGGCAATTCTTGGGTGGGATTCAGGCGCTTCCCACGGAGTGAGCTGCGTTGGAACCGTTGCCGGGATAGCGTCGAGATCAATAAGCGGATTGGGTTCGGAGAAATGGAGGTTGCCGGGAACCTTTTTATATTTCATGGAAAGGAGGACTTTGATGATTCCTGCCATGCCTGCGGCCTGCTCAAGATGACCGATGTTGCTTTTGACAGAGCCAAGAAGCAGGGGGGCTGTTCGTTCTTTTCCTAGAACCGCCCCTGCGGAGGAGATTTCAATGGGATCGCCGATTTTTGTGCCAGTGCCATGAGCCTCAAGATAGGAGACTTCTGCGGGCTGAATTCCTGCCCGTGAAATAGCGTCCGAGATGACGCGTTGCTGGGCATCACCGTTAGGAACTGTCAAGCCGTTGCTTTGGCCATCCTGATTGATTGCTGACGAAAGAATGACACCCCAGATACGGTTCTTGTCCCGTTTTGCATCTGCAAGGCGTTTGAGAACCAGAACGCCGCATCCTTCTGAACGGACATAGCCATTGGCTGATTTGTCGAAGACTTTGCAGCGTCCGTCAGGAGCCATGAGGTTTGCCTGTGAAAAAATGATGGTCATTTCAGGAGACAGAATCAGGTTGATGCCGCCAGCGAGGGCAAGGTCTGATTCGCCATTCTTGAGGCTTGAACTTGCGGTATGGACTGCAACAAGGGAAGAAGAGCACGCCGTATCAATGGTCATGCTTGGCCCTTGTGCCCCAAGGAAGTAGGAAATCCGGTTGGCAAGAATGGAAGAGGATGCGCCTGTTCCACTATACAGGTTGAGCTGTTCTGGAACGGAAAAGAGCATGCGGCCGTAGTCACTTCCACTGGCACCAATAAAGACACCCGTTCTGGAGTGCTTTATGCCGTTGGGGTTGATGCCTGCCTGCTCCAGGGCGTTCCATGCGACTTCCAAAAGAATACGCTGCTGTGGGTCCGTGGAAAGTGCTTCGCGAGGCGATATGCCAAAGAAATCAGCATCAAAGCAATCAACATCCTGCAAAAAGCCGCCTTGATTGGTATTCATTTTCCCGGGTTGCGGCGTGCCTTCTGCATAAAATTTGTTGGCATCAAAGCGGCTGTGCGGAACAGGTGTAATCGCGTCTTTTCCTTCCGTGAGGAGGTTCCAGAAGTTTTCTGGGCCTTCACAAGCCCCTGGGAATTTGCACCACATTCCAACGATAGCAATTGCATCATCTGAGGCCGGATTCTGAGAGGAGGTGCTTTGCTGTGATGCGTTTTCTGTATGCGGCTGAGTGCTGCAACTGATGGGCTGCGGAGCCTTTTGAGGCTGAATGATTGCCTCTGTGAGGCTGGAGATCGTTGGGTGATCAAAGCCAAAGGTCGAAGGTAATGAGAGGTCAAAAGCTGTATTCAGCCCTGTGATGATCTGAAGAAGTTTCATGGAGTCAATGCCATATTCTGCAAAGGGTCGGGACTCATGAATTTCATTTTCCGCGCGTTGAGAATGCCGGGCTACTGTGTGAAAAAGCCACTCCGTTATTTGTATCCTTTGAGATTCCGCAGAGAGTTCTTCTTGCGGATATTCATCTTCAAATCTTTCCTTATCAAGCATTGCTCTCCTCCATAAAACGACAATGAATATGAAATTGAAAATCAAATTCATAATGAAAAGAGCGGTGCTTGTCTTATCCGAAATGAAAAAAGGGAACAGAAGGGGAGGGACTTGGTCTATGACGAGAGGGGGGGGAAAGCGTGAGACTCTTCGGCGCGATCTGGGCTAAGAGCCTCACATGTGAATGCACTTGTGCGCTATGCGTTAGTCTAATTTTTCCCTGAGTTTTTTGAGGATATCGCGTGCTGATTCTACAATATCGCCCTGTAAGTCGTAGGGGGCGATGTTTTGCATATCGGCCTGACGGACATCTTCACTCAGGGGCATGATGCCAAGCAGTTCTCCATCAGGGAGATTGGCACGAAGATAGTCTTTTTCTTCTTGGTTCCGGACTTTACTTGCAACGACAAACGTTTTTTTGAGACCGATGTCAGCTGCGAGTTCTCGAATCATGCGTGCTGTCTGTAGGCTTCGGGAACCAGGTTCGACAACTGTAATAAGAGCATCTACAGAATCTGCTGTTCCTCTGCCAAGATGTTCGATACCCGCCTCCATATCCATGATGACGCTTTCGCCTTTCTTGAAGAGAATGTGCTTCATGAGCGTCCTGACAAGGGCATGTTCTGGGCAGATGCACCCTCCACCACCTTGTTCTACAGTGCCAAGGAGGAGCAGTTTAATGCCTTTATGCTCGATGGAGTATGTGTCTGGAATATCTGCAACATGTGGAGTGAGAGAAAACATGCCGTCCCCTTCTGCTCCGGTTCGTTGCGTCGCGAGTTCTTTCATTTTGGAAATGGGCATGGTCGAGGCAAGCTGCTCAGGAGATATGCCAATGGCGGAACCGAAATTAGCGTCCGGATCGGCATCAATGGCGAGAACGGTCTCCCCACAATCAGCCAGCAGGCGCGCAAGGAGTCCAGCAAGAGTTGTTTTCCCCACGCCGCCTTTTCCTGTGATAGCTATTTTCATATGAGCTTTCCTTGATGCGGCCCGCCGTCGCAAAACGACGGACCGAGTTGACGTCCCTTTAGATACCGAGCCGCTGTCGCTTTTCGAGAATGGCTTGGTAGAGTTTGTTTGCCGCTTCGACCGGGGCTTCCTCGGGAATGAAGTAGCCCCCAAAGAGTTCCTTGGCGTCTTCGGTGAGAACCTTAACAACGCCGGGTGCTCCTGTGATCTGCGGCATAACGCCTACATGTGTAGGGAATCCAAGCGCAACGGCCCAGCTGCCAATTGCGACGGCCTTCTCGGACATCAGCTCTGGAGCTGATGCAACAATTGGCAGATCGCTCAGGTCGACGTCGAGGGCTTCGGCAAGGGCTGAGGCGACCAGAGCGGCCCGGGAGTTATCCACACAGGACCCCATATGCAGAACCGGAGGCAAGGGGCCTTCCAGTCCTGCGGCCTCGCCAACCAAAGTGAGAATCTTGAGCAGGGATTCGCCGCAAAATTCCTTTGAAGCCTCTTGTGTCATCATGCCGTTTTTGGCAAAAGCGCCCGCACCACATCCGGTGGCAAGCACCAGAACATTTTGAGCCAGCAACTCTTTCACGACGGTCATGTAGGCGTTGTCCTGCTTGACCCTGACGTTGTTGCACCCTGCAAAAAGTGCCACGCCTTTAATGTCACCGCTTACGATGGCATCGATGAGTGGTTTCAGAGGTTCTTCCGGGTTCACGGCGGCCAATGCGGAGACGATTGCTTCCTTACTGAACCCAACAATGGCTGTTTCTTTCACTTGGGGAATATTGACCCGTTCGGGATCGCGGCGTTTGTATGCTTCTATGGACAGACGGACGATTTCAGTGGCTTTCTCAAGGGCCTCTTCTTCACTGAATTCAATGT comes from the Desulfobaculum bizertense DSM 18034 genome and includes:
- a CDS encoding non-ribosomal peptide synthetase/type I polyketide synthase, with product MLDKERFEDEYPQEELSAESQRIQITEWLFHTVARHSQRAENEIHESRPFAEYGIDSMKLLQIITGLNTAFDLSLPSTFGFDHPTISSLTEAIIQPQKAPQPISCSTQPHTENASQQSTSSQNPASDDAIAIVGMWCKFPGACEGPENFWNLLTEGKDAITPVPHSRFDANKFYAEGTPQPGKMNTNQGGFLQDVDCFDADFFGISPREALSTDPQQRILLEVAWNALEQAGINPNGIKHSRTGVFIGASGSDYGRMLFSVPEQLNLYSGTGASSSILANRISYFLGAQGPSMTIDTACSSSLVAVHTASSSLKNGESDLALAGGINLILSPEMTIIFSQANLMAPDGRCKVFDKSANGYVRSEGCGVLVLKRLADAKRDKNRIWGVILSSAINQDGQSNGLTVPNGDAQQRVISDAISRAGIQPAEVSYLEAHGTGTKIGDPIEISSAGAVLGKERTAPLLLGSVKSNIGHLEQAAGMAGIIKVLLSMKYKKVPGNLHFSEPNPLIDLDAIPATVPTQLTPWEAPESHPRIAGVSGFSFGGTNAHILLSEAPEKATVPRSSREDTVLCLAARTKEDLRKLADRYAHALAKRTDPLDEICKETNGSRAHFPHRASITAQTTAEMRAHLSELASSTSHPAIAVSKTQSHSKTALLFTGQGAQYFGMGRELYNTFPTYRTTLQECDKILEPYLHASLLDILFHDAEKADQLNETAITQPALFSLEYALAVQLKEWGIVPDLLMGHSVGEYAAACFAGVFTLEDALRLVAARGRLIQSLPRGGAMAAVFADRQTILPFLASENSVEFATENSPHNTVLSGPENALSRVLETLNAKDINSVKLHVSHAFHSSLMEPILDKFEAIASMVSYSAPQIPIISNVTGDVASASALMSPEYWKNHIRSEVLFMQGMQRLQSKGITTFIEVGPHPVLTGLGRTCIEPQENHIWIAPLRRNEKGLGATAQALGYAYLAGHTIAWDTYYSDVPTLEEPLPVYPFNKKRYWFNVTPNQSAEFSIITPNTETSQSPSLTASATRSLGEQLTTAPSTEEKMTILSTHIAEIASRILLIPAEDIRESERPLIRMGLDSLTAVQLKSRIDADLKLAVPLTAFLAERRLTALAEYLLDSFEGNKDAAPETHFPAITPDEEHQFDPFPLTDVQYAYWAGRQKDMELGGVSCQVYAEVDVCDLDLPRLEQAINALVDRHDMLRAVFAEDGTQRVLESPGKFTLHMRDMQKLSDSEREKQLLALRDKLSHKVSDPQIWPLFDVQASVLPANQTRVHLTFDMLIGDGMSFMILVDELEALYLDPQVTLHDVGIHFRDYVLAESALKKQDSYLADLDYWTKRLESLPPAPDLPLAQSPSSISCPSFSRLRGGLDSKSWAAFQEQASAHGLTPSAALLAAFSEVLAAWSSSNHFSLNLTLFNRLPLHEKIEHIVGDFTTLSLLEAKMDSTPFAEGASTLQTQLWEDMEHRQVSAVTVLREMRKRHTEDAPKTMPVVFTSLLPLSNVRKGSAFLPSRVDAHVAHCISQTPQVWLDHQVFEENSELHFNWDYVESLFPAGMLEEMRDAYVSLLEMLAHSKDAWAEPVGNLAPQQHLETIHALNSKEKDIPSLTLDGLFEQSVHKHPNKIALKSGQRQFTYHELDQHVSRVANSLTSSGIKSGLRVAILMHKGWEQICAALAILKTGAAYLPVEADQPQDRILTILEDGQVEMVLTQAEFAAQSWPQGVTALTLNANEPQDPEAKGVSQSSPSDLAYIIFTSGSTGKPKGVMQDHRSVVNTVLDINTRMGITAEDVILGVSNLNFDLSVYDIFGAFAAGATLVLPEPELRREPAHWIQLMRQHAVSIWNSAPALMQMLVDYLDGSETLPPESLRHVLLSGDWIPVALPVHIREKFKKTDVTSLGGATEAAIWSICYPTENVTADAIKIPYGAPLTNQKLMVLDERFRVCPPWKTGHLYIGGAGLSLGYWNDSARTAERFVTNPTTGERLYHTGDLGRYLPDGNIEFIGRADFQLKIRGHRIEPGEIEQSLKQHPDVLDAVVQATGEPGQSRRLVAYVRQLKEIPQIEQYLRGKLPAYMVPSEFIFMDKFPLTPSGKVNRKALPKPVHTASKSASAAPLSSEEAKLLTIWRRVLGIKDLLPTDDFFEAGGDSLLATRLVAAVRKELRVELSLNAIFTAPSVRELHAVLKNASVQSTNTGHFPQLIPDASATHEPFPLTDIQHAYWLGRNTAFELGNVSAHFYYEIENTGLDIARLETAWQKIIERHPMLRAVINKDGTQRILEHVPSYSFVKNDLQNENRETISRCLLETREEMSHQTLSSELWPLFDIRVSLLPEQRVRVHIDIDNVIADAWSLFTFLKEWADFYHTPEHTLSPIPLTFRDYILAEQELKSSPAYEEDKAYWQKRLSSLPAAPELPLACAPSQIAKPRFSRLSNTLDVETWGKLKHKASQAGITPSSLLISAYSEVLARWSSAPRFTVNVTLFNRLPLHPEIDAVVGDFTSLNLLEIDRSGGQSFLENAKKDQSQLWDDIDHKLYGGVEVMRDLAHQNGTGTEALMPVVFTSALMGSVGHDAAVLTKFGEMTYSIFQTPQVWLDHQVYELDGALVSNWDFIEPLFPENVPQDMFSAYTRLLQTLADDETSLENATVTLPPSQLTRLRQLNATHEAQPQKSLTEHVAETARKSPKACAVRCGNDAFTYAELMDRAKSVAASLTQAGAQKEKPIAILLERGPEQIFAVLGCLFAGAAYLPLVPPVPAQRLAAILKDSGVQHILTSASVSQGISWPDTVSVHHIEDALQTEKLQEIRHASPDSLAYIIYTSGSTGTPKGVAISHWGAVNTITDINSRFNVTAEDAVFAVSSLGFDLSVYDIFGPLFAGGTIVIPQSDINDPALWIEEMHKHHVSIWNSAPALMQMIITYLNGSSKRLPSSLRLALLSGDWIPKDLPANMKEYAEHVQVISLGGATEASIWSVLHPISEHYQNWKSIPYGRPMRNQQMYVLNTHGDHCPEWVAGDLYIAGEGLAIGYWNSPQKTAESFIQHPQTGERLYRTGDLARYRPEGELEFMGRTDHQVKIRGHRIELGEIESALEGSSAVREALVILWKDSEGKSSLAAYVLPTHAEKLNETELREELTDRLPSYMIPSSIMELQSFPITANGKVDRKQLPEPAIHAKTPTPSQIPSESSPLLNAIMHAMKGALNAEHVDPGANFFEQGLTSFHLVQIQSQLRESLGKEIPIADFFLYPSAQLLAESLTAENQDNVPNSGLSVGARRRAKTRSRRRR
- a CDS encoding 4'-phosphopantetheinyl transferase family protein, which encodes MHFWHLVPCDSLSTENALLELLSYEETRKFCSFFSQSNAKTYGLAHGFLRKLLARYCAENPRALRFALSRRGKPSLLTDSPISFNLSHSGTHICIAVCHSSLEIGVDVECIRKLDELDGLLRLFHPGEQNYIRALPKHAQLHAFFQLWTCKEAVVKATGQGLYQSLQSFEVQFQPEVRVCPSNNEQPHCSLFLPNAFQHTSCALALIPASVSPGRMRNIFDPNRTVFHGKKH